The following are encoded together in the Candidatus Methylomirabilis oxygeniifera genome:
- a CDS encoding conserved protein of unknown function (Evidence 4 : Homologs of previously reported genes of unknown function): MQLLLRRHPEWAIHPVAVVAEDRPQGLICYMNTAAHKAGVRPGLRYAVGCSLAVDLRAGVVSPVEINEAVEAIMKQLRHFTPEIEPSAEEPGVFWLNGTGLTRLYPSYEVWVRLIASDLNRMSFRATVVMGFTRFGTYAVARAQNGTVVLNDPVDERAAVRQVRIECLEIDSDLRDTLAKLGVTTVGAFLALPAGGLLARFGESAYRLHRMASGELWTPLQPLKPQESIRQRLLLDDPETEAMRLLFRLKGLLHPLLKALAVRGEALAGLTLRLQLDGGGWHEEQIRPAAPTLDPVQLLDLIRLRLEAVELPNGVIEIELEASSVLAPAEQYRLIVERPRRDLEAASLALARIRATFGDEAVGRVRLADAHLPEASFRWEPLNRVVSVKCKVSSDEPEDRGDTQHPTLNTKKRSLVRRIFVKPVPLRLPPGSTLHGPYIVSGGWWGRDLSACGHAQAGTHRDYYFAETRHGELLWIYYDPNRSHWYLHGLVE, encoded by the coding sequence TTGCAGCTTCTGCTCCGACGTCATCCCGAGTGGGCGATCCATCCAGTGGCCGTCGTTGCTGAAGATAGACCGCAAGGTCTCATCTGCTACATGAATACAGCGGCGCACAAGGCCGGTGTGCGTCCCGGCCTCCGCTACGCCGTCGGCTGTTCGCTCGCAGTCGATCTTCGGGCCGGCGTAGTCTCACCTGTCGAGATCAACGAGGCGGTCGAGGCGATCATGAAGCAGCTCCGACATTTCACGCCGGAGATCGAGCCATCCGCTGAGGAGCCCGGCGTCTTCTGGCTCAACGGAACGGGGTTGACTCGCCTCTATCCGTCGTATGAAGTATGGGTGCGGCTGATCGCGTCCGACCTGAACCGCATGAGCTTCCGCGCAACGGTGGTGATGGGCTTCACACGCTTTGGCACCTATGCTGTAGCTAGAGCGCAGAACGGGACCGTGGTATTGAACGATCCTGTCGATGAACGCGCCGCCGTACGGCAGGTTCGGATCGAGTGTCTGGAGATCGATTCGGATCTTCGGGATACGCTTGCGAAACTGGGCGTGACAACCGTCGGTGCATTCCTCGCCCTTCCGGCAGGCGGGCTGCTCGCACGCTTCGGTGAATCCGCCTATCGTCTGCACCGGATGGCGTCCGGCGAACTCTGGACGCCGCTGCAGCCGTTGAAACCCCAGGAGTCGATTCGGCAGCGGCTGCTCCTTGACGATCCCGAAACTGAGGCGATGCGCCTGCTCTTCCGCCTCAAAGGGCTACTCCACCCCCTGCTCAAGGCGCTGGCCGTCCGAGGCGAAGCGCTCGCCGGACTCACACTTCGCCTCCAGCTTGACGGGGGCGGATGGCACGAAGAACAGATCCGTCCTGCAGCCCCGACGCTCGACCCGGTACAACTGCTCGATCTCATCCGATTGCGGCTTGAAGCAGTAGAACTGCCGAACGGCGTAATCGAGATAGAGCTTGAGGCGTCGAGCGTCCTGGCGCCGGCTGAGCAGTATCGGCTGATCGTGGAGCGGCCCCGGCGTGATCTGGAAGCTGCCAGTCTGGCGCTGGCCCGCATCCGGGCCACCTTCGGTGACGAGGCGGTAGGACGGGTGCGGCTCGCGGACGCACACCTCCCTGAGGCGAGCTTCAGGTGGGAACCACTCAATCGAGTGGTAAGTGTTAAGTGTAAAGTGTCAAGCGATGAACCAGAAGACAGGGGTGACACTCAACACCCAACACTCAACACTAAAAAGCGGAGTCTGGTGCGCCGGATCTTTGTCAAGCCGGTCCCGTTACGTTTGCCGCCCGGCTCAACACTGCACGGGCCGTACATCGTCAGCGGCGGGTGGTGGGGACGGGACCTGTCTGCGTGCGGACACGCACAGGCAGGGACGCATCGCGACTACTACTTCGCCGAGACTCGTCACGGCGAGCTACTGTGGATCTATTACGACCCGAACAGGTCGCATTGGTATCTTCATGGACTGGTTGAATAA
- a CDS encoding conserved protein of unknown function (Evidence 4 : Homologs of previously reported genes of unknown function) — protein sequence MYNNKPYRNHVLSLQQERSAQEVGWSLEQVTGRLVEISGVGATAPLTLAFGLVLQAQRQNEPVVWITRDDSLFYPPDTAESGVDLDILTIVRVPDNRAVARAADQLVRSGAFGLVVLDLSAPARAPRAGGCDVPVPLQTRLAGLANKHQTALLCLTTKEDGAPSLGPLVSLRVTARRKRFTDSRFSCGLTVLKDKRRGPTWRHMEVCHGPAGLC from the coding sequence ATGTATAACAACAAACCGTATCGCAATCACGTCCTTTCGCTGCAGCAAGAGAGAAGTGCGCAAGAGGTAGGATGGAGCCTTGAGCAGGTTACCGGGCGGCTGGTGGAGATCTCTGGCGTGGGGGCGACGGCTCCGCTCACACTGGCCTTCGGACTGGTGCTGCAGGCGCAGCGGCAGAACGAGCCGGTGGTCTGGATCACGCGTGACGATAGCCTCTTCTACCCGCCTGATACGGCTGAGAGCGGGGTCGATCTCGACATCCTGACGATCGTACGGGTTCCTGACAACAGGGCCGTGGCCCGCGCCGCGGATCAACTCGTTCGGTCTGGCGCATTCGGTCTGGTCGTGCTCGACCTGTCTGCACCTGCCCGCGCACCGCGCGCAGGCGGGTGCGACGTGCCCGTCCCGCTTCAGACCCGTCTGGCAGGGCTGGCAAACAAACATCAGACCGCCCTCCTCTGCCTGACGACAAAAGAGGATGGGGCCCCGTCGCTGGGCCCACTCGTCTCACTCAGAGTTACTGCCCGGCGAAAGCGGTTTACCGATAGCCGGTTTTCATGCGGGCTTACCGTCCTCAAGGACAAGCGCCGGGGTCCAACCTGGCGGCACATGGAGGTCTGCCATGGACCGGCTGGCCTGTGTTAG
- a CDS encoding conserved hypothetical protein; putative phage protein Gp37/Gp68 (Evidence 4 : Homologs of previously reported genes of unknown function) — MAQGTSIEWTDATWNPVTGCTKISPGCQHCYAERLSHRLQAMGNYNYRNDFEVTLQEQMLRLPFSWKRPHRVFVNSMSDLFHEAVPVEYVARVFEVMQQAHWHQFQVLTKRSEKLQQLAPSLSWPDNIWMGVSVETKPYLYRLDHLRHTPAAIKFISFEPLLESLGAVDLRGIDWVIVGGESGPGARPMERSWVVEILQACHQAHVPFFFKQWGGTNKKRAGRLLDGRTWNEAPESATPETSSYKSTSACLR; from the coding sequence ATGGCCCAAGGGACGAGCATTGAATGGACCGACGCGACCTGGAATCCTGTGACAGGTTGCACGAAGATCAGCCCAGGATGCCAACATTGCTATGCGGAGCGGCTGTCTCATCGCCTGCAGGCTATGGGCAACTACAACTACCGAAACGACTTCGAGGTGACGCTCCAGGAGCAGATGCTCCGGCTACCGTTCAGTTGGAAGCGGCCTCATCGGGTGTTCGTCAATTCGATGAGCGATCTCTTCCATGAAGCGGTGCCAGTTGAGTACGTCGCCCGGGTGTTTGAGGTGATGCAGCAGGCGCACTGGCATCAATTCCAGGTGCTCACCAAGCGATCTGAGAAGCTCCAGCAATTGGCGCCATCGCTGTCGTGGCCTGACAACATCTGGATGGGTGTCAGCGTTGAAACGAAGCCGTATCTGTATCGGCTCGATCACCTTCGACATACTCCGGCCGCCATCAAGTTCATCTCCTTCGAGCCGCTGTTGGAATCGCTTGGCGCTGTGGATCTGCGCGGCATCGATTGGGTTATCGTCGGTGGCGAATCGGGGCCGGGGGCGCGTCCGATGGAGCGATCATGGGTCGTGGAGATCTTGCAGGCATGTCATCAGGCCCACGTCCCCTTTTTCTTCAAACAATGGGGCGGTACGAATAAGAAGCGCGCGGGCCGTCTCCTGGACGGAAGAACTTGGAATGAGGCGCCGGAGAGTGCGACACCGGAAACTTCATCCTACAAGTCTACTTCTGCGTGCTTGCGATGA
- a CDS encoding protein of unknown function (Evidence 5 : No homology to any previously reported sequences) produces MRQPLRIAMLASWADLRATCHRIPGRVGPFNARPLGHSYFLQQIKLRRAVSLGFSPEGSTTLVPAEESKSIEWEVFLG; encoded by the coding sequence ATGAGACAGCCGCTCCGCATAGCAATGTTGGCATCCTGGGCTGATCTTCGTGCAACCTGTCACAGGATTCCAGGTCGCGTCGGTCCATTCAATGCTCGTCCCTTGGGCCATAGCTATTTCCTACAACAGATCAAGTTGAGGCGTGCTGTATCTCTCGGCTTCTCGCCAGAAGGCTCCACCACGCTCGTGCCGGCTGAAGAATCCAAGTCGATAGAGTGGGAGGTTTTTCTCGGTTGA
- the lexA gene encoding LexA repressor, with translation MALTDRQRQILNFIASYKARHGAPPTQREIARHVKIYIRGVQYHLERLERAGHLTRTPKRARAIDLRREQRATLTPLLGRVTAGRPVLSDEHIEASYPLPLEWTGSGKAFLLKVQGDSMRDARIFDGDLVLVTAQPEAHPGEIVVAMIEDEVTVKRFQLDGATVILQPENEQFAPIRIENGERVKILGKVIGVFRKL, from the coding sequence ATGGCACTCACCGACCGGCAGCGGCAGATCCTGAACTTCATCGCTAGCTATAAGGCTCGGCATGGCGCCCCACCAACGCAGCGCGAGATCGCCAGGCACGTGAAGATCTACATTCGGGGCGTCCAGTATCATCTCGAGCGACTGGAGCGAGCCGGCCATCTTACGCGCACGCCCAAACGGGCGCGGGCTATCGATCTGCGTCGGGAACAGCGCGCTACTCTTACGCCTCTGCTCGGCCGGGTGACGGCCGGTAGGCCGGTCCTATCCGACGAACACATCGAGGCCAGTTACCCGCTTCCTCTGGAATGGACCGGTAGCGGCAAGGCTTTCCTCTTAAAGGTTCAGGGCGACAGTATGCGCGATGCCCGCATCTTTGACGGCGACCTCGTGCTCGTAACGGCGCAGCCGGAGGCGCACCCAGGCGAGATCGTGGTGGCCATGATCGAGGACGAGGTCACGGTCAAGCGCTTCCAACTCGACGGCGCGACAGTCATCCTCCAACCGGAGAATGAGCAGTTCGCGCCGATCAGGATCGAGAACGGGGAGCGCGTCAAGATTTTGGGAAAGGTCATCGGGGTTTTTCGAAAGCTGTAA
- a CDS encoding putative response regulator in two-component reguatory system, sigma54 dependent transcriptional regulator (Evidence 3 : Function proposed based on presence of conserved amino acid motif, structural feature or limited homology; Product type pr : putative regulator) — protein sequence MSMSRAKILVVDDDTDIREVIRDRLKAMGFEVVEASDGEQALVRLREELPTITLLDLHMPKKSGLEVLQAIRENGLETTTIVMTAYATIEKAVEAMRVGAYDFLTKPFSPGHLEVVIGKALEREGLKRENLLLTGEVRGQGRPIIGHSEQIRNAVDVVRRGAAGSSTILLLGETGTGKEVFARAIHEWSPRRDKPFVVVNCVALSEDLLESELFGHERGAFTGAHQRKCGKLELADGGTAFLDEIGDLKPRLQAKLLRVLQEREFERIGGTKPIQVDLRFVAATNRRLDKAVREGLFREDLFFRLNAVTVSLPPLRDRPEDIVPLTNYFLARYSSNLGKRIKEITPDAWELLQHYHWPGNVRELANFIERAVVLSVHDRITSEDLPLAILAGTSEPPAGETPRDFHEAVVAYKRQLIREALHRSGGNQSRAASALGLQRTYLSRLIKELQVSGKS from the coding sequence ATGAGCATGTCCCGCGCGAAGATCCTGGTCGTTGATGACGATACTGACATCCGGGAGGTGATTCGGGATCGCTTGAAGGCTATGGGGTTCGAGGTCGTGGAGGCGTCGGACGGTGAGCAGGCGCTGGTGCGTCTGCGAGAGGAATTACCGACGATCACCCTCCTTGACCTGCACATGCCGAAGAAGAGCGGACTGGAGGTGTTGCAGGCGATCCGGGAGAACGGGTTGGAGACGACGACCATCGTCATGACGGCGTATGCCACTATTGAAAAAGCGGTGGAGGCGATGCGGGTAGGCGCGTACGACTTTCTCACCAAGCCGTTCAGTCCCGGACATCTGGAAGTGGTCATCGGCAAGGCATTGGAGCGGGAGGGGCTGAAGCGGGAAAACCTTTTGTTGACCGGTGAGGTCAGGGGACAAGGCCGGCCGATCATCGGACACAGTGAACAGATTCGGAATGCCGTCGACGTAGTCAGACGGGGGGCGGCCGGCAGTTCGACGATTCTCCTGTTGGGAGAAACCGGAACCGGGAAAGAGGTGTTCGCGAGGGCTATTCACGAATGGAGTCCAAGGCGGGATAAACCTTTTGTGGTGGTGAATTGCGTGGCATTGTCGGAAGATCTGTTGGAAAGTGAGCTGTTTGGTCACGAGCGTGGAGCCTTTACGGGCGCGCATCAGCGTAAGTGCGGCAAGCTGGAATTGGCCGACGGGGGTACCGCGTTCCTCGATGAGATCGGCGACCTGAAGCCACGCCTGCAGGCAAAGCTCCTCCGCGTTCTTCAAGAGCGCGAGTTTGAGCGAATCGGTGGGACAAAGCCGATACAGGTCGATCTCCGCTTCGTAGCCGCCACCAACCGACGCCTGGACAAAGCGGTTCGGGAGGGGTTGTTCCGTGAGGACCTTTTCTTTCGACTCAATGCCGTGACCGTCTCGCTTCCACCACTTCGAGACCGCCCCGAAGATATTGTCCCCCTGACCAATTACTTTCTGGCTCGATACAGCAGCAACCTGGGAAAGCGAATCAAGGAGATTACACCGGACGCATGGGAGTTGCTGCAACACTACCACTGGCCCGGCAACGTGAGGGAGTTGGCGAACTTCATCGAGCGGGCTGTTGTCCTGAGTGTCCATGATCGGATCACATCAGAGGATCTTCCGCTGGCCATCCTCGCCGGCACATCGGAGCCGCCTGCCGGAGAAACGCCTCGCGATTTCCATGAGGCTGTGGTGGCCTACAAACGACAGCTCATCCGGGAGGCCCTCCACCGCTCAGGAGGCAATCAATCGCGGGCTGCGAGCGCCCTCGGCCTGCAGCGCACGTACCTTTCCCGTCTGATCAAGGAGCTGCAGGTCAGCGGGAAGAGCTGA
- a CDS encoding protein of unknown function (Evidence 5 : No homology to any previously reported sequences), giving the protein MLSPGPDTHNSTPESPGTGERVDISVTDTGEGIPDDELPHIFDKSYQVQRGIQAKAKGTGPGLPIAKSLVELQWGYIRVTSQIGQGSTFTLPRRPMAKFHETENLL; this is encoded by the coding sequence GTGTTGAGTCCAGGACCTGACACCCACAACTCCACACCCGAAAGCCCTGGCACCGGCGAGCGGGTCGACATTTCCGTGACCGACACCGGCGAAGGGATTCCAGATGACGAGCTTCCCCATATCTTCGATAAGTCCTATCAAGTCCAGCGCGGGATACAGGCAAAGGCGAAGGGGACAGGGCCCGGGCTTCCTATCGCCAAGAGCCTGGTAGAGCTTCAATGGGGATACATCCGAGTCACAAGTCAGATTGGCCAGGGGAGCACGTTTACCCTGCCCCGACGACCCATGGCGAAGTTCCACGAAACGGAGAACCTACTATGA
- a CDS encoding protein of unknown function (Evidence 5 : No homology to any previously reported sequences): MSVLPFASPVLGHERTTPAVLLEIAQAVSSTLDLKELLKIIAQRAAAACGADVCSIFLCDASDERVVPVMSQAASGERLDELWEQFTQLGSQKGEQILAIIATIERRAPIVLDHPASSGLLPTRWIEAFRLKALLSVPLIRQDRVIGVLVLHQMEEGKPFTDIQVRLASAIASQVALAIDNARLFQATQERLRACETLLAVSRSVGSTLDLKETLLRVAKEAALAAEADSSGTYLFDSEQGVIRPFGGYNLPEWVSEPFQRIPLSLQALPLAQEGFERRAPVHSNDVPADPRYAHPAIRRLGFRSCLFAPMIVKDRVIGGLFLVWWEKSHTCTPEQIRLMDGLARQAALAIDNASAYHEIEKLNISLEDKIAKRTRDLSEMNQALEASHRRLQELDRAKSHFLLNVSHELRTPLTAIKGSVDNMLDEITGPLSEPQQRYLQRVKSNVDQLVRLINDLLDLARIEEGRVRITPTFFSVTGLAGELLETLRPMATEKDLRLQLADTEAPLIVYADRDKVSQILMNLIGNAIKFTPHSKQITVTARQVGTVECQC, from the coding sequence GTGAGCGTACTACCTTTTGCCTCTCCTGTGCTCGGCCATGAGCGTACAACGCCGGCTGTCTTGCTGGAAATCGCCCAGGCAGTCTCTTCCACGCTTGACCTCAAAGAACTGCTGAAGATTATCGCTCAACGCGCCGCTGCGGCCTGCGGGGCAGATGTCTGCTCGATCTTCCTCTGCGATGCGTCAGATGAGCGAGTAGTCCCGGTCATGTCTCAAGCCGCCTCAGGGGAGCGGCTCGATGAACTCTGGGAACAGTTCACACAATTAGGGAGTCAGAAGGGAGAGCAGATCCTGGCCATCATCGCCACAATCGAACGACGCGCCCCCATCGTCCTGGATCATCCGGCAAGCAGCGGCTTATTGCCAACTCGGTGGATCGAAGCGTTCAGGCTGAAGGCCCTTCTGTCCGTTCCGCTTATTCGTCAGGACAGGGTGATCGGCGTGCTTGTTCTGCACCAGATGGAAGAGGGTAAGCCGTTTACCGATATCCAGGTACGCCTGGCCAGTGCCATCGCCAGTCAGGTGGCTCTGGCCATCGACAACGCCAGGCTGTTTCAGGCAACCCAGGAGCGGTTGCGTGCGTGTGAGACGCTGCTTGCGGTCAGTCGATCCGTCGGTTCCACATTGGATCTCAAGGAGACGCTCTTGCGCGTCGCAAAAGAGGCGGCACTCGCGGCTGAGGCTGACAGCTCCGGCACCTACCTCTTCGATTCCGAGCAGGGAGTCATCCGCCCCTTTGGCGGCTATAACCTCCCGGAGTGGGTATCCGAACCGTTTCAGCGGATTCCTCTTTCTCTGCAGGCCTTGCCGCTTGCCCAAGAGGGGTTTGAACGGAGAGCGCCCGTCCACTCCAATGACGTACCGGCCGACCCGCGCTATGCACATCCGGCTATTCGACGTCTTGGGTTTCGATCCTGCCTCTTCGCACCTATGATCGTCAAGGACCGAGTCATCGGCGGCCTATTCCTGGTGTGGTGGGAGAAATCGCATACATGTACGCCGGAACAGATTCGACTCATGGATGGACTCGCACGGCAAGCCGCGCTAGCGATCGACAATGCTTCCGCCTACCATGAGATTGAAAAGCTGAATATCAGCCTGGAGGATAAGATCGCGAAAAGGACCAGAGATTTGTCGGAGATGAATCAGGCGCTGGAGGCGTCACATCGGCGACTGCAGGAGCTTGACCGGGCCAAATCTCATTTCTTGCTCAACGTCTCCCACGAGCTTCGCACCCCGCTGACTGCCATTAAGGGCTCGGTCGACAATATGCTGGATGAAATCACGGGGCCGCTCAGCGAGCCTCAACAACGGTACCTACAGCGCGTGAAGAGCAATGTCGACCAACTTGTTCGACTTATCAATGATCTGCTTGACCTGGCTCGGATCGAGGAAGGCCGGGTCCGGATAACCCCGACCTTCTTTTCTGTGACCGGGCTTGCCGGCGAACTGCTGGAGACGCTTCGACCGATGGCGACGGAAAAGGATCTGCGGCTTCAACTTGCCGACACAGAAGCTCCGTTGATTGTGTATGCCGATCGCGACAAAGTCAGCCAGATCCTGATGAACCTCATCGGGAACGCGATCAAGTTTACACCACACAGCAAACAGATCACCGTGACTGCGCGACAAGTTGGAACTGTCGAGTGTCAGTGTTGA
- a CDS encoding protein of unknown function (Evidence 5 : No homology to any previously reported sequences), with translation MSRKNPRGPGPQSIQFRLTTLSEMNENPSFFHTALSTHINDSPKHTGSKEEVFDACLPPALPTADCVPLL, from the coding sequence TTGTCAAGGAAAAACCCCCGCGGACCAGGCCCGCAAAGCATCCAATTCCGCTTGACAACCCTGAGCGAAATGAATGAGAATCCTTCATTCTTCCACACGGCTTTGTCAACACACATCAACGATTCTCCCAAACATACCGGCTCAAAGGAGGAGGTGTTCGATGCGTGTCTCCCGCCTGCTTTACCGACTGCCGATTGTGTTCCTCTGCTTTGA
- a CDS encoding protein of unknown function (Evidence 5 : No homology to any previously reported sequences): MRVSRLLYRLPIVFLCFDAGCASLDQPSRDLLRLSLPDQAQRYDKFKDNKELVERFLACSGETYQPSGAQPPDLSASAFGAEPERAAHRAAALVSNALDLTLHEARQELRAQIRTQIKDLVDVNEHTIPHGALAVKLKERLKHVSIGVGAQRVALHRYAKLLAATPQLVEYLHARIQDDEDRIAQTGTRFERLLVAYNKAYFGEIAFKEASGAVGAEASHIRIKKIVRSVSDGFVDRNGARLAFPGLPLDELKSTQGLRVHVGSADSRRVASDLTRIFVEALFDAAFQVPAIDGATALKITGFGFPRFDAENPPIPVDDFAKLTTDGLRTEAAITSHIGELVRGGGGLGINNETLASMIETAAGVIARKLTEHELFCYYRATSGTAHAGSSDTHDSVQRVAEDLDYQ, encoded by the coding sequence ATGCGTGTCTCCCGCCTGCTTTACCGACTGCCGATTGTGTTCCTCTGCTTTGACGCCGGTTGCGCCTCGCTCGATCAGCCATCTCGCGATCTTCTCAGACTGTCACTGCCCGATCAGGCACAGCGCTACGACAAGTTCAAGGACAATAAGGAATTAGTCGAGCGCTTTCTCGCTTGCAGCGGTGAGACCTACCAGCCGTCCGGTGCTCAGCCGCCTGATCTGAGTGCCTCCGCGTTTGGCGCAGAGCCGGAGCGCGCGGCACACAGGGCGGCGGCGCTGGTTAGTAATGCCCTCGATCTCACGCTTCACGAGGCCCGCCAAGAGCTGCGAGCGCAGATCCGAACGCAGATCAAAGACCTAGTCGATGTGAACGAACATACGATCCCGCACGGCGCGCTCGCTGTGAAGCTCAAGGAACGGTTGAAGCATGTCTCGATCGGTGTCGGTGCGCAACGAGTGGCGCTCCATCGATATGCCAAGCTCCTGGCCGCCACGCCTCAGTTAGTTGAATACCTGCATGCACGGATTCAGGACGACGAAGACCGAATCGCTCAGACAGGAACGCGTTTCGAACGCCTGTTGGTGGCCTACAACAAAGCCTATTTCGGTGAGATCGCATTCAAGGAGGCATCGGGCGCCGTCGGGGCGGAGGCGTCGCACATACGGATCAAGAAGATTGTGCGGAGCGTCTCCGACGGATTTGTAGACCGTAACGGCGCAAGACTCGCGTTCCCTGGACTACCCCTTGACGAGTTGAAGTCAACGCAGGGCCTACGGGTTCATGTCGGGTCGGCCGATTCTCGTCGTGTCGCGTCGGACCTGACCCGGATCTTCGTGGAGGCGCTATTCGATGCGGCCTTTCAGGTTCCGGCGATCGACGGGGCTACAGCTCTAAAGATTACCGGGTTTGGATTCCCGCGGTTTGACGCCGAGAATCCACCGATCCCGGTTGACGATTTTGCGAAGCTCACCACCGATGGCCTGCGAACCGAAGCTGCGATCACCTCGCATATCGGGGAGTTGGTGCGGGGCGGAGGAGGTCTTGGTATCAATAATGAGACGCTCGCAAGCATGATCGAGACCGCCGCCGGTGTCATCGCCAGGAAGCTGACGGAACACGAGCTGTTTTGTTACTACCGTGCCACATCGGGCACAGCGCATGCGGGAAGCTCCGACACACACGATAGCGTACAGCGGGTCGCCGAAGACCTTGACTACCAGTAA
- a CDS encoding protein of unknown function (Evidence 5 : No homology to any previously reported sequences), producing MEYVVVTYPTKRNIRIDGQIAGQCNDTLMVERGHHKFDLGEPQDYQPAAVEKKVQDTTGISPMIIDDFHPAGGVV from the coding sequence ATGGAATATGTTGTGGTCACCTACCCAACAAAGCGGAACATTCGCATCGATGGACAGATCGCAGGGCAATGTAACGATACGCTCATGGTGGAAAGGGGCCACCATAAGTTTGACCTGGGAGAACCGCAGGACTATCAACCGGCAGCCGTCGAAAAGAAGGTCCAAGACACGACGGGGATCAGTCCCATGATTATCGACGACTTTCATCCTGCGGGAGGTGTGGTATGA